The sequence below is a genomic window from Pongo abelii isolate AG06213 chromosome 15, NHGRI_mPonAbe1-v2.0_pri, whole genome shotgun sequence.
GCATTCAAAAGAAGATGGGGGTAAAGCGTACTTTTTAATGAGTTTGTATTTAATCTTACGTAACCTATACTTAACCCTCCTCCCATTCTTCTACCCCAGATTTCAGAGGAAGCTGTAAAAGCAGATTTTTACCTtcctaaaatttacatgtttGAAATGATTGCCTTTAGAAATGTTAATGAAAAGAGATTTGTGTCACATAGTCTAGTAATTGCTTTAGCTTAATCAAAAAGATAGTTACATtgtctttttacattttctatggCAAAAATTAAGCTTGATTGAATGAATTGTTTTATGCTTATACAGGTTAAGCATCCCTAATCCGAGAATCTGAAATcctaaatgctccaaaatccaaaactttttgagcaccgaCATGAGGACACAAGTAGAAATTTCCACACATAAGCACTTAACACAAACTttatttcatgcacaaaattattaaaaatattatatgaaattaccttcaggctgtgTGTATAAGTTGTACATtgaacataaaaatgaattttgtgtttagacttcgGTCCCATCCCCAAAATATCCCATTTCATATATGCAGATAATCCAAagtctgaaaaaatttaaaattggaaattattGGCATTTCCagtaagggatactcaacctgtaatcATTTTGGCTCAGTTAAATTTGGTAAATAGCAGTAGTCATTTTACCTTGAGTGGCAGTtctacaaattatatttttgcctgtttttatagCTGAAAAATACAAGGATTTAGTACCTGATAATTCAAAAACTGCTGACAATGCAACTAAAAATGCAGAACCATTGATCAATTTGGATGGTGAGTATATAAATGCATAACACTGAACATCAACATTTTTggtttcttaaatgttttttacTTTGAAGAATGAAGTCCAGGTTTACTTGGTTTTAGTAAATTTAGAAGGATCCATGCAGAcagcatttaacattttattctctataatgtttttataatgtcctttctccttccccttgcaTTTGAATATCTGAATGTTGATTTGATTTGCTTCTAGTAATTtggagttttgatttgtatttaatCATGGGGGTCATTGTTTGCCTTTTTGAATGTATAAATTTCTTTTAATCCAATGACTCTATAAAGACAAGTGGTAAAATTTTCCATTAAGTTCCGGATGTCTTTTAgtaatttccctttttaaaaatatgaagaatctAATTACCTAAATTatgatatgtaaaatatttgtttgCTGGCTAATTCATTGTGAACTATAATTTAGGAGTTAACCCTTTTGAATGAGTGAGCCTCTTGGACACTCCAGAGCCACTGCTTAGAGAGAAGGTTTTGGGAAAACTATCCATTGAGGGGATCTATGTACTAAAATTAATGGCCTTGGGAAGAAATGTTAATTAAAAGTGCTGTATAATTTAGCCTTGCAGAAAAAGTTACAGGACAAATATAATGTGAGTTAAATTAGTCATTTATTGGATTATTCAGTTTGGCTGATGAAATACAGATACTCCTTGACTTAGGATGAGATCATGTCCCAAAGTcgaaaatatcataagtcaaaaatgcatttagtaCCCCGGAAGACCCATTGTAAAGCTGAAAAATTGTAGTTGGAACCACTGTAAGTTCAGATTTTCCTCATCTTGCACTAGGGTTACATCCAAGTCTAACCATCCTAAGTTGGGGACCGTCTCATACAGTAATAGGAAAACCATTTTATCTTaacaatttatttaattgttgATAGTCTACAGggctttgttttttctcttgtgaGTAGCAGTTTTAAAAACTAAGAGATTTGTTGCTACcgaaaagttaaaaatgtttttgtatgttCACAAATATGTTTGTAATTATATGTTTGCAGTGttgtaagtttttgtttgtttttaatcttttatagtAAATAATCCTGATTTTAAGGCTGGTGTGATGGCTTTGGCTAACCTGCTTCAGATTCAGCGTCATGATGATTACCTGGTAATGCTTAAGGTCAGCTTCATGTTATTGATTCTTGACAGAAACTGTGCACAtagaaaaatgtctttattttctaaatattgatGTTAAAATTATGGTTGAATGACTAAAATACACAGAAGAATATGAGACATAAAGTAGATTTCATGGTTTTATCTGATTTGGATTCTCTGTTTTCTGCCTGCACTATGCTAAATCCTTTGCAAAGATGTTCTCATTCAATCCTGTCAACAATCCTAGAGACAGCTgctaatatctttttaaaaatatatatcatatgaagaaactgagactcaatgAGGATAATGTCTAAGATGACACAGaaaatgacagagccaggattttaAGCACTGTAACCCTGTGGTCCATTGTTTTTCCCACATTACCCTACTTCTGTTTAGTTAGTCTTTTTAGTGATTCATGGTCTGCATTTGTTAAGATGGTCGAAAATGCCAAATGAGTAATGGTGAATTTGGTCAAAAATATATAACCCCAAAATCTCTTTGAGAAATGAATCTTTCTGTCCCTGATGCTATAGATAGGCCACTCAGTTCATAACTGTACTTCAGGGATCCCAGTAATCTGAAAGAGGTCTCTTGTTTGTGAGAGAAATCATAAACTTCAGAAGATTTATTCCTAGTAATCGTGAAAGTACAGTGGTGTGGATCAGGGGAGTGGTACTTAAGATACCAGACTTGGAAATTTTACAAGCGATTAAAAGCTTTTAACTAGACCTTGTGCAtgtaaactactttgtgataaaTTTCACTCTACCCAGAAGAGGTAAAGCCATAACTTACCatgctttttagatttttattattaaatgtcaGTTTTAACATGACTGTTGTATTCctgttattaaaattttctatactGAATCTGAATGTTAACTTGGATTTTCTCAATCCAGATTGCATgccaaaagacaaaaatgtttttaGTGAAATTTAGCTATTTCAAAGGCTTGTTCTTTATTCTGACAATTATGTAAATTGCCTTGGAACTGTACTATAGTGATCATGTCAGCTTTCATCATAAAGTAAGTGAGAGGAGAGTCAGACAATGCATAGCGTATTTGGGATGCTTTTGTTAGACTTCAAAACCCAAGGGGATAAAGTATAAATCAACTACAACAAAATGCTATAAAATTCTAGTCCTAGCTGCACATTTGTCCCTTTTGAGTTATTTTAAGAGGCATTCAAACAATAACATAATATGGAAAACATCTTAGTACGTTTGCCAAGTACAAGCATCAGTATATTAACTGTTTGGCAACCAGACTATTTAATAACATCTGCAATCACTGTTAAACATTGTTTGAATTCTCTTTTTCAAAGATAGCatttggttttttatttaaaaattatagtttaagttttCACACTTATTTTTGAGTTGTAATTGTCATCTTCCTAATTacaattccatttttttaaaatttgatttttaagtgtGTATGGATACTTGCATGCATGCCTACCATAATGAAATGCCTTGGTGATTAAAACCACCAACGGTGTCCTTTGAaaggtttggaaatattttactaGAGTGAAGTGATAAAAGCAAAGTGTAAGACAGTATGTGTGATCTGCTACCCTTTGTGTCAAAAATGTGTATTCGTGCTAAGCATGCTTGTCATTTCGCAGTTTTAGTGAGGGTAAGGAATCTGTAGGGGATCGCAAGGCTTGGGTAGGAAGGAGACCTACTTTTTACCATGTATCTTGCTgtatttaaagttgttttttaccAGTCACGTGCATTACCTATTCAAAAAATGGTTTTAATTGTTGCAAGCAccattcaacattattaaaatacTAGAAGTGTGAAAGGTTACATTAtattagtgtttttatttttaatttattggggAGTTTATTAATGAACTTAGGTAATTCTGACTTCATCAAAATGAGCATCCTTATTCTCTGGGCTCATAGAAGAAAGGATGACAGGTACACAgcctataaaaagtaaaaatatttttgggttTCTTAGGCAATTCGAATTTTGGTTCAGGAGCGCCTGACACAGGATGCAGTTGCTAAGGCAAATCAAACAAAAGAGGTATGTTTCTATAAATCCTAAATAAGTTGTTAATGAACATTTCTTCTGGTATGGCCATGATTTTAAACTTTGCATGTATCTGTTTAAGatatccattctacgttctacaACTTAGAGAAAGGATAGCTTACTTCAGTGCTTCCTAAAGCAAATTGAATGTATTCAGTGGCTAGGGGGTCATTTTTGAGTGAAAAACTTCGTGTTCCTCTCACTTTGTACCTCAAAAAAGCCACAAATAGCTCATGCGCAGTCCACAAATCATGCTTGTGGCCCGttgaagtttatttaaaatgatttaccCTTATGAAACTTACTGGATTATTTTGACTCATGCTggagaaggaacacacctcaccacaaattagttttctttttctatctaaATTCTATCCTTGCTCTTATTTCTTCAGAGTAAATTCTTGTTTTATTCAATTTCCTGGCATAAAACATAAAGTAATTTGGCTAAGGTCACCTAGTTGGTAAGTGattgagctcaggcagtctgatTTGAGAGCCTGTGCTCTTACGGTAGGTGGGGAGAAGGGTCCATGCATGGATGTCTGCATGAGCTTGTCAGTCTGCCCAAGTGAAGGGACAGGGGGTTCTGTTGGAATGTAAGGTTCAAGGTACAGGTGACTGAAATGGTATCTTTCCGTCCTACCTTGTAGGCTGAGAAAAGCTATATCCCATGACTACCTTCCCCTTAAAGAgaaaatatggaatatttttaGATTATATCAGAAATCCAAATATGCCTAAAGTTTCATTGGCTGTGCAGCGGTGGAGAGACTGTCCTCAGGTCAGCAGCAGCAGTGTCTGATAACACCTGCCTCTTGCAGCAATGATGTTGTAGTGAATGCCTTGGGCACAACTATGTTGTTTGTCCTCCCTGCGCCCCTTCCCCCATGTCCCAATGCCTTTTGTCCTCCAGCCCCTTTAGGCAGGCCCAGCAGTGTTAAAAGGTTACTAATGCCAGGGCAGTATCTCTGAAAGACACTGTTTTCTTTTGAAGGTTCTTACTGGCTCGTTATATATGAATCGAGCCACTTGAAGTTGGATTAAAGATCAGCTTATTTCACCCACACTGTAGAACAGACAGTAAATTGTTCTGGTGTAataaagtcattcattcattcattcagcaaaactATGCTTTGGAAGACAGTGTAAGTAAAGGCTTAGCCAAATCTCTTTGCTCTTGTTTGTAAagtaaaatttagttttatttttaatgctccaaattttaattttggtgtCATCTCAAAAGATACCAGCCTATAACAATTTAGTGGAGTTCTTACAGTTTAGTGTACTTATAAGCATTTATAACTACTATTTGAGGCATATGGTAGTTTTCAGCGGTAGCTTGGTGGCCTgttggcaaaggaaaaaaaagtggagCCTCTGGTACTAGATGAACATATAAAGCCACTCAGTACAATTCTGCTCTTTAATTTTGCTCACTTGTGCTTTCGTACCCATTGGTTTCTTCACACTTACATGTGTTAGCTGTTTTAAAGCAGACAGAGCCTAGGTAGATTTACATTACTAGATAAGGCAAGAATTGAGCAGTGACTAAAGCATTTGAATAGTAACAGGTTGTAACATTGAAAGTACGGGTAGTGTGTTTTTCTTGGCAGTGATTTTATATAATCAGCAGGAAGTGCAGACTGTCCTCATTTTAGAATTTGTTTCTGTGAAGTTTGGCATCACCATAGTCACCATCTTTAGTATGTCCATAGGTGCTGAGTggtttagtttttcattttcctaGACTGTTTCAAAGTAACTTCCAAGTCAGGTCTTGAAAGTTAAATTATACATAATCTTGGCAAACACCATGCTAGCTGAAAGGTTTGTACAATTTGTAAAGACAAATTAATGTGCTCAGAAATGGAATATAAGGTACTATTTTTGCCGTTTATACTGTTGCTTACTGTCACCAAAATAAGACAGTAGCAGCCTGGCTCAACTTGCCTTCCATAGCAGTAATGACAAGGCACTGCTGCAATAAGGATATATTGTTTTGTATGCCTGGGCTAAAGGATTGGATGAGCTATACAGCTTCCTGGTACATTTAAAGGTTGACTTTTCCCCCTAACTGGTTGAAATAGGGAAAACTCGCTAATCACAagacaaatataaacaaaattcctAGTTCCCTTGCCCATGCAGCTAAAGACACCAGAATAGCTAGGTGCTTTTCAGTTTCAGTTGAGAAAAGGATGCTATTCTTAACCATAAATActctcattttgtcttttttttaaagggcTTACCTGTTGCTTTAGACAAACATATTCTTGGTTTTGACACAGGAGGTAAGTGATTTTGTTTAAATTCAGACTATTTTTTACAGACTAAATACTtgggaggaaataaataaatggccttaaatgtaaaaattatgtatTGAAGCAGTGTTCTTTTCTCATAAAACAGATGCAGTTCTTAATGAAGCTGCTCAAATTCTGCGATTGCTGCACATAGAGGAGCTCAGAGAGCTACAGACAAAAATCAACGAAGCCATAGTAGCTGTTCAGGCAATTATTGCTGATCCAAAGACAGACCACAGACTGGGAAAAGTTGGAAGATGAACACTTGAGGACTTCAGCTTCTCACCTACTTAGTACAGTTGGGAACCATACACTTCTGGCATGTTTGGAAATCAAAATGTCACATTCTCGGGGGAGGAAGCCCAGAAAATTGGGTATGTTCTAGAGATTTACCAccattgcttttttctttaataaagttTAGGAAAGTAGAATTTTTATTATGTACTGTATGTTTGCATAAATCACCTTTCTCCTTTGTGGTTAAGGCATATATGCCAACCCCCAACTTTGTCCTAGAGACAATATAGATCCTTAAGTCATAGGAAAACTTAAAACACTTTATTGGAGTaatctagaaaattttaaaattgttacatcTTTGGTATTTATAAATGTGATACTTTCCGTGGGTACTTCTATAGAGGCACTACAGGatcagaaaatgcaaattgaatCATTTTAGCACCTTTTGATATAAATAGAAATGCACTGATGCAGAGGTAAAAAATCTTAGAACTTTTGTTGGGAAACTATAAATAATTGGTCCTTTCCCATCAGTTCTGCATTGGCTTCTCCAACTGTCTTGGCTTCTCCAACTGTCAAGGTTTAggattatttatatattgatcACATGTGCTTTAATTTCTTGGCCAGAAAGAATCCATAGCAAAAATCAGGTTTAGAGTCTTAAACTCTAATTCTTAGTTGAATGAATTTgatcttttaaatattaatgatAAATGTTTACAAGAAGTTGCTTTAATAAGCAACAGTTAAAATTCTGTTaccttttaaaattctgttacCTTTTTAAACTTGCAATAAcaaccttcatttttaaaaatacagtagtaAAGATTGAGGTATCAGCTTTTCACAAAAGTCTTTTTGCACTAAAAAATGTTCATCTTGTATGTTCAGGAACGCCTAATGGCCAattccttttttactttctttgccTTTGCAGTCACTGTTCTTTAGGGTCCAGGTTCTGATTGTAAACTCCAAGTCTTCCTTTACATCTTTCTTCCTGTGAGAGAAGAGCGAGGGTGGGACAGGGTGGTGGGTGAGTATATTGTAACCAAGTTGCAACAGCAAGTCTTTGCATTTTGTGTATAAACTAGGTAGATTTAAGGTAGTAAAGACAGGCCCTCAGGGCAGGAAGAAGGCAATGGTGGCAGTGTCACAGGCAGCAGGGGTAATCAAATACCATATATATCCCTTCTCTGCCCTGCTAATTTAAAAGAACATCCTAAAGCATAATTTTTACTTAAAGGAGCATCCTAAAGCATAATTTTTACCTGTTGGGCAGTAGGGGTAGACTGCAGTTATCCCGTAGAGGTGAGATCGTTGTTCTGGGAGATACTCATCAGTAAACTGGCCACTATGTTTATTTACTGATACAACACCATCCCTGGTAACGGAAAGGAAGAGTGAATTCAGGGAGAGTCATTTACTAGATAAAGAAGTTAGCTACAAAAAAATCAGTTGCAATAGAGGAAAATTTCTGGCAGCCTTCTCTGTCCAAGGGCTGATGCTAAAGCCATGCTGAAGTTTGAAGACCACTGCTCTAAATCCATTGCTCATCTCTAGCTGCATGTTAGAATCACATGATGAGCTATCAAATCAGATTTGTAGGGCATGGGGTAAAGGGCCTAGACTTTTTAATGTTCCGCAGTTCCTCATTTGAGAACTAGTCTAAATAGTATTTTTTGGTCCCTCAGACAATATGTCCACAGTGTCAAAAGCCAACTTAAGCCCTGTAATATAGCTCATGGTATCAAGGGTAGTCTTATTCTCTAAAGAACATATTTAGATTAATATGGTCCCTTTTGAGACAGTTATCAAATAGCTTTGCTACTTTTTAAGCTATATGTGAGCAATACCATTCGATTTCTGGGTGAAGTAAAAGGATGATTTCAAAAACATGAAAGGATGAAAAACATCCTTGAAGGATCTTATCTGCCAATGAGGAGGTGATGAAACAAAAGCCTCAGAGGGCTTAATGAGTCAAGTCACGTACTGACTTTTGGTAAAACAAGTGGTGTGTCCTCTGGAACAGTTGGCCTTTTCAGGCTGGTCCAGAATGTGTGGGGCTCACCTCCTCCAGTCTGTGTGGTAGAAGTGATCTGCATAGCTTACGATGCTAAAGGGGTACTTGAGGTTGTTTTGAATGACATGCCGTCCAGTTCCATCGGGTAGTGTACACTCCAGTTTTTTGGTTCCTTTTAAAACAAAGGGGGAAAATGAGGTCCTTTAGCTGCTTTGCCAAAAATGATAGTGACATAGTGATAGTGACACAGTGATTGATAGAATGGGGAAATAGGATATTTTACTTCCATTGCAGTCATAGATTAGCAACTGTAAAATTACCTGTCCTATTACTAGTCTCCAGTTTTTGGATAGCATTCCAGTTTTTAGTAAAGATTCAAACTTTCAATCCTTTTTTGGAAGACAGGATTGCATTTACTGAAATCTGGTAAGTTTCTGCCAAAGTAGGGCATTAAAcgtcattatttttataatttgtgtgATTTCAAGCCTTAGCTTATAAATTATAACATCTGGGTAAACACTTACCCTTTGTAAGCTATGTGTATAATTACTGAGGCAACCTTTTAACCAAAAtccttagtatttttaaaatattgtctagGTAGGAGGAAAAAAGTGACTAAAATGGTAACATAACTCATATTTCAATGTAAAGGAATCAGTCTTAAAAATTTTCACAATAGCTAAACCATTCAAGAATTTCCAGGCTTCACATTTCTCATGGAGCCCTGATTTAAATTTCACATCCTTTTAAGAAATGTAATTTGTTTTAAACAACTGGGTTATAAAAGTGACCTATGTACATTAGGCCCTTTTATTAGATTACAAATTCAAGAACAgtctttttcatattatttagtATAGAACTAGACGCACAGCATTTTTTCAGTTGTGCTGATAAAAGCAAACAGATTTGGGTTGCTAATACCCATGTTATTACTGAAGGAGGCTACCCTGCTACAATGCTTTTCAAAGAATGTCCTTTAGCATTATAACATGTTTATAGGTAAGTTATAGTGACCGTCTCCCCACACAAGAATAACTTAAGTGAAGTTTGTCAATTCAACAGTGGCTAATTCTTTTAACTGTTAAAAATATGCCAAGCACTCATGGTCAGGCAAGCAGTACAAACTTACTGCTTGATATAGCCTTCCCTTCACCCAAACCCCAGAAAGTTCATTTTAAGACTCATTTAATAGTACTTAGAAGTTTACAGACCAAAGAAAGGAGAGCTAAGTGATGGGATTTCATTTTGTAGTAAAAATCTGTTAGTGCTCACACTCACTGTAATGAGAGGTTATCTATTTGCATTCCATCAGTAGTATTACCTGCATCTGCCCAGCAGAGCAGTTTAGAGAAAGGGTCAAAGGTTAAGCCATTGGGCAATCCAATGTCTGTGTTgatcagaattcttctgttttctccatcTAAAGATGATGTTTCAATTTTAGGAGCTTCTCTATTCCAGTCTGTCCAGTACAAGTTGctgtaagttaaaaataaagattgtAAAAGAATAGCTATGTAGCCTGTGGTGGGCAGCATCTAAGCAGCCCCCAGTGATCTCCATCTCCTCATGTATTATAGCCTTAAGCAATCCCCTTGAGTTTGGGCTGCATTAGTGTCTTGCTTCTTTTAGTGCGTAGAGTATAGCAGAAGTGATAGGCTATCACTGCCAATATTCGGTCTCAAAAAACTGGTTTCTGCCTTAGgggctctctcttgctccctttgAGGGAAGCTGGATGCCACGTTGCAAGCTACCCTGTAAAGAGGAACATGTGCCAAGGAACTGATGTCCTTGAGGGCTGTTGGCCAGAGACATTAGTCCTGCCTGCAGCCCCTGTGAGCATGTTTGGGCTGTGTCTTCCCCGAGCTGAGCCTTGTGATCACTGCAGTTTGGCCATTACCTGCttgcagccttgtgagagacTCCATGCCTGAGGAGCTCAGTGAAGACACACTTggattcctgactcacagaaactgtgagactAAATGTTATCTTACACTGCTGAGGGTTTGGGCAATTTGTTACATGGCAGTAGGTAACTAATACACAGCCATATTCCACTTTTACCTGTATTGCAAGGTTTTCTGATTATTGTAACTATATGGAAGAAGTCATTACTAAGTTACTATCAGAATCCCTGCCTCCGAGATACCCCTTGACTCAACTGCCCCAAAACCCTCCGTTTGTTGAAATCTTGAATTGGATCTTGGGTTTTAGAATAGAAACAAATACAGCTGTTAGGAATGGCTTCGATACAAACTATGGAACTTGAAGAGATGTGGACCAGGGATTTGAGAGGGAAACTGGTCTTCTGCCAAAAATACAGTTTGGTACTTGAAGGGTACCTGGCACCCAGGGATGGAAACATTTTAAGTTAAGCACTTTACCTTTTAAATGCCacgttaaaaatgaaatatattcataaCAGTTACTAACTAGGAAATAATATGGTCCTATTAAGTGGAAATAGGTTATA
It includes:
- the RTRAF gene encoding RNA transcription, translation and transport factor protein, with the protein product MFRRKLTALDYHNPAGFNCKDETEFRNFIVWLEDQKIRHYKIEDRGNLRNIHSSDWPKFFEKYLRDVNCPFKIQDRQEAIDWLLGLAVRLEYGDNAEKYKDLVPDNSKTADNATKNAEPLINLDVNNPDFKAGVMALANLLQIQRHDDYLVMLKAIRILVQERLTQDAVAKANQTKEGLPVALDKHILGFDTGDAVLNEAAQILRLLHIEELRELQTKINEAIVAVQAIIADPKTDHRLGKVGR